The Pocillopora verrucosa isolate sample1 chromosome 14, ASM3666991v2, whole genome shotgun sequence genome has a segment encoding these proteins:
- the LOC131773846 gene encoding uncharacterized protein → MEWKVFLLFFALFVVATSAAPTCKCEDEDKETLSKYKVKAKDGDEEYEQEVKIDTEKQTETYHIPKTKSSSAGEVDEVYDFKRNLVMRRMPEHKACFLSESTENAPKPQDLKNALDKVTFLSLFESKDRCSNFAVKIMIEPSFFDAFLFP, encoded by the exons ATG GAGTGGAAGGTGTTCCTCCTTTTCTTTGCCTTGTTCGTGGTTGCCACATCTGCAGCGCCCACTTGTAAATGCGAAGATGAAGataag gaaaCTTTGTCTAAGTACAAAGTTAAAGCCAAAGATGGTGACGAAGAGTATGAACAAGAAGTCAAAATCGACACCGAGAAACAGACGGAAACTTATCACATTCCAAAAACGAAATCTTCCAGCGCAGGAGAAGTGGACGAAGTCTATGACTTTAAAAGA AACTTGGTCATGCGCCGAATGCCTGAACACAAAGCCTGTTTCTTGAGTGAATCCACTGAAAACGCTCCAAAGCCTCAAGACCTCAAAAATGCACTTGACAAGGTAACTTTCCTCTCTTTGTTTGAGAGCAAAGATCGATGCTCTAACTTTGCGGTGAAGATCATGATAGAGCCTTCGTTTTTTGATGCATTTCTGTTTCCTTGA
- the LOC131797863 gene encoding uncharacterized protein, with protein sequence MEWKLYLLFFALFVAATSAAPTCKCEDEDKETLSKYKVKVKNGDEEYEQEVEIDTEKQTETYHIPKTKSSSAGEVDEVYDFKRNLVMRRMPEHKACFLSESTENAPKPQDLKNALDKQSASGSSQSANTTEDNFEVVGTVNDRSTLSDEMAAMCAKFPIYRIKRKKVTLSVEKENIQGGKDREKRNLCIYCYWKVTGYIWVTKSDGTVVIYRVWTWTCIYVSCSR encoded by the exons ATG GAGTGGAAGTTGTACCTCCTTTTCTTTGCCTTGTTCGTGGCTGCCACATCTGCAGCGCCCACTTGTAAATGCGAAGATGAAGataag GAAACTTTGTCCAAGTACAAAGTTAAAGTCAAAAATGGTGACGAAGAGTATGAACAAGAAGTCGAAATCGACACCGAGAAACAGACGGAAACTTATCACATTCCAAAAACGAAATCTTCCAGCGCAGGAGAAGTGGACGAAGTCTATGACTTTAAAAGA AACTTGGTCATGCGCCGAATGCCTGAACACAAAGCCTGTTTCTTGAGTGAATCCACTGAAAACGCTCCAAAGCCTCAAGACCTCAAAAATGCACTTGACAAG CAAAGCGCATCAGGTTCCTCACAATCTGCTAATACTACTGAGGACAACTTCGAAGTTGTTGGCACTGTGAATGATCGTTCCACTCTGAGTGATGAAATGGCTGCAATGTGTGCCAAATTTCCCATTTATCGCATCAAGAGGAAGAAGGTCACTTTGAgtgtggaaaaagaaaacatccaaG GTGGTAAAGACAGGGAAAAGAGAAACCTCTGCATCTACTGCTATTGGAAAGTCACAGGTTACATATGGGTAACAAAAAGTGATGGTACCGTCGTAATTTACAGGGTTTGGACTTGGACATGCATTTACGTATCTTGCAGCCGCTGA